One Mercurialis annua linkage group LG3, ddMerAnnu1.2, whole genome shotgun sequence DNA window includes the following coding sequences:
- the LOC126675396 gene encoding probable LRR receptor-like serine/threonine-protein kinase At1g74360 — protein MPEQETDLWSAVFFIFLILITGTVLVLGDSLETDREALLNLKSFLEENNKVNRGQYSQWGLFSTNPCTNWSGIKCTEDGSRVNGITLIDNNISGLLYNNLSSLTALSYLDLSRNYIRGAITDDLSKCRNLDYLNLSHNMLEGELNLTGLGRLQTLDLSVNRFSGGIRNSFSGICSELVVANISGNNFTGGIDDCFDECLSLQFLDLSSNNFSGRLWSGFSRLKEFSVSANNLSGEVLGSSFGQNCSLQELDLSENHFAGWLPKEVSNCKSLIIFNVWGNKFNGEIPSEIGLISSLEGLFLGNNNFSQVIPESLLNLSRLAFLDLSKNNFGGDVQKIFGRFTQVKFLVLHGNSYTGGLYTSGILKLQNIVRLDLSHNDFSGPLPVEVSQMPRLKYLILAFNRFNGSIPYEYGKFPSLQSLDLSYNILTGSIPSSFGNLSSLLWLMLANNNLSGKIPKEMGNCSSLLWLNLANNNLSGNIPPELMNIGKNPGPTFLSNQQNERVIAGSGECLAMRRWIPADYPPFSFVYNILTRKSCRSLWDNILKGVGIFPVCSAGSTVWTLQITGYVQLSGNQLSGEVPQDIGKMQKFSLLHLGSNQISGKLPTQIGQMPLVVLNLSKNAFSGEIPTGIGNIKCLQNLDLSYNNFSGSFPAIMNDLSDLNKFNISYNPLISGIIPSTGQLATFEKDSYYGDPYLILPKFITNSTDYPKDRTIDGRKRSERVKLAGLLLVLTLTLAFLICGVLSVIVWTLGKNPSDQPGYLLEEAKFRHDLISSSGSSSPWLSDTVKVIRLDKTAFTHSDILKATVNFSESRIIGKGGFGIVYRGVLPDGREVAVKKLHREGIEGEKEFRAEMEVLSGNSFGWPHPNLVTLYGWCLNGSEKLLVYEYMKGGSLEDLVSDTTRLTWRRRINIAIDVARALVFLHHECYPSIVHRDVKASNVLLDKDGNARVTDFGLARFVDAGDSHVTTMVAGTVGYVAPEYGQTWQATTKGDVYSFGILAMELATGRRAVDGGEECLVEWGRRVMGTGRNSGLSGRAVVPVVLLGSGLAEGALEMCELLKIGIRCSAESPQARPNMKQVLVGLMKISGTRGDKDLMNNILI, from the exons ATGCCAGAACAAGAAACGGATTTATGGAGTGCTGTGTTCTTCATATTCTTAATCTTGATTACAG GCACAGTTTTAGTTTTAGGAGATTCTTTAGAAACAGACAGAGAAGCATTACTGAACTTAAAATCATTTCTTGAAGAGAATAACAAAGTAAACAGAGGCCAATACTCTCAATGGGGCCTATTTAGTACAAATCCATGCACCAACTGGTCAGGAATTAAATGCACAGAAGATGGTTCAAGAGTTAATGGAATCACCCTTATTGATAATAACATTTCAGGGTTATTGTACAACAATTTATCATCCCTGACCGCTCTTTCGTATCTCGATCTGTCGCGAAACTATATTCGCGGAGCGATTACGGACGACTTGAGCAAGTGTCGGAACTTGGATTATCTCAATCTGTCACATAATATGCTGGAGGGAGAGTTGAATTTGACTGGATTGGGGAGATTGCAGACTCTGGACTTGTCGGTGAATCGATTTTCCGGGGGGATTCGGAATAGTTTTTCAGGGATTTGTAGCGAGTTGGTTGTTGCTAATATTTCTGGGAATAATTTTACTGGCGGAATTGATGATTGCTTTGATGAATGCTTGAGTTTGCAGTTTCTTGATTTGAGCTCGAATAATTTCAGTGGAAGGTTATGGAGTGGTTTTTCAAGGCTTAAGGAGTTCTCTGTGTCTGCAAATAATCTTAGTGGAGAAGTTTTGGGGTCGAGTTTTGGTCAGAATTGTAGCCTGCAAGAGTTGGATTTGTCGGAAAATCATTTCGCGGGCTGGTTGCCGAAAGAGGTGTCGAATTGTAAGAGTTTGATCATTTTCAATGTGTggggaaacaaattcaatggaGAAATTCCGTCTGAAATAGGCTTGATTTCGAGTCTTGAAGGTTTGTTCTTGGGAAACAATAATTTTTCTCAGGTAATTCCGGAGTCTCTTTTGAACTTGAGTAGGTTAGCATTTTTAGATTTGAGCAAAAACAATTTTGGAGGAGATGTACAGAAGATTTTTGGTAGATTTACACAGGTGAAGTTTCTGGTATTGCATGGAAATTCATATACTGGTGGATTATACACTTCAGGTATTCTCAAGTTACAGAATATTGTTCGATTAGACTTAAGTCACAACGATTTTTCAGGTCCATTACCTGTTGAAGTTTCTCAGATGCCGAGGTTAAAGTATTTGATCCTtgcttttaatcgatttaatggTTCCATACCATATGAATACGGAAAATTTCCTAGCCTCCAATCTCTTGATCTTTCCTACAATATCCTGACAGGATCTATACCGAGTTCATTCGGAAATTTGAGCTCACTCTTGTGGTTAATGCTTGCAAACAATAACCTGTCAGGTAAAATTCCTAAAGAAATGGGCAACTGCAGTAGCTTGTTGTGGTTAAACCTTGCCAATAACAATTTGTCAGGAAACATACCACCTGAACTGATGAACATTGGCAAAAATCCTGGTCCGACATTCCTGTCGAACCAGCAGAATGAACGTGTCATTGCTGGGTCCGGGGAATGTTTAGCAATGAGGAGATGGATTCCTGCAGACTATCCGCCTTTCAGTTTCGTTTACAACATCCTGACTCGCAAGAGTTGCCGTAGTTTATGGGATAATATACTTAAAGGAGTTGGCATTTTCCCAGTTTGTTCTGCAGGCTCTACTGTCTGGACACTTCAAATCACAGGTTATGTCCAATTAAGTGGGAATCAGCTTTCCGGCGAGGTCCCTCAGGATATCGGTAAGATGCAGAAATTCAGTTTGTTGCATTTGGGTTCTAATCAGATTTCAGGAAAATTACCTACTCAGATTGGACAGATGCCGCTTGTAGTCCTAAACCTGTCGAAAAATGCATTTTCCGGCGAAATTCCAACCGGAATTGGGAACATTAAATGCTTACAGAATCTTGATCTTTCTTACAATAACTTCTCAGGCTCTTTTCCTGCAATCATGAATGACTTGAGTGATCTAAATAAGTTCAATATTTCCTACAATCCATTGATTTCTGGGATCATCCCATCAACTGGGCAATTAGCTACTTTTGAGAAAGATTCTTACTATGGTGATCCTTACTTAATTCTTCCAAAATTTATCACCAATTCTACTGATTACCCGAAAGATCGAACAATTGATGGCAGGAAGAGATCAGAGCGTGTAAAATTGGCAGGGTTGCTGTTGGTTTTAACTCTTACTCTAGCTTTCCTGATCTGTGGAGTTTTATCAGTTATAGTATGGACGTTAGGGAAAAATCCTTCAGACCAACCGGGATATCTCTTGGAAGAAGCTAAATTCCGGCACGACCTGATATCAAGTTCAGGCAGTTCATCTCCATGGTTGTCAGACACAGTTAAGGTTATTCGTTTGGACAAAACAGCATTCACTCATTCTGACATTTTGAAAGCAACAGTAAATTTTTCAGAAAGCAGAATAATAGGGAAAGGAGGATTCGGAATTGTGTACAGAGGCGTTTTACCTGACGGACGAGAAGTAGCAGTAAAAAAGCTTCATAGAGAAGGAATCGAAGGCGAAAAGGAATTCCGAGCTGAAATGGAAGTCCTGTCAGGAAACAGCTTCGGTTGGCCACACCCGAATCTCGTCACACTTTACGGTTGGTGCCTTAACGGTTCAGAGAAACTTTTAGTTTACGAATACATGAAAGGCGGAAGCTTGGAAGATCTCGTATCCGATACAACGAGACTAACCTGGCGAAGGCGAATCAACATAGCAATCGATGTAGCAAGAGCATTAGTCTTTCTACATCACGAATGTTATCCCTCCATAGTCCACCGCGACGTAAAGGCAAGCAATGTCCTTCTAGATAAAGACGGAAATGCGCGAGTGACAGATTTCGGGCTAGCAAGATTTGTCGACGCAGGAGATAGTCATGTGACAACAATGGTAGCAGGCACAGTCGGTTACGTAGCACCCGAATACGGACAAACCTGGCAAGCTACCACGAAAGGCGACGTGTATAGTTTCGGAATCCTGGCAATGGAATTGGCCACGGGAAGGCGAGCCGTGGACGGAGGGGAAGAATGTCTGGTGGAATGGGGTAGGAGGGTGATGGGGACGGGACGAAACAGCGGGTTATCGGGAAGAGCGGTGGTTCCTGTGGTGTTGTTAGGATCAGGATTAGCAGAGGGAGCACTAGAAATGTGTGAGTTACTGAAGATTGGTATAAGGTGCAGTGCAGAGTCACCACAGGCTAGACCTAACATGAAACAAGTGCTGGTTGGGCTTATGAAGATTTCAGGAACAAGAGGAGATAAGGATTTGATGAACAACATTTTAATTTAG
- the LOC126671383 gene encoding uncharacterized protein LOC126671383 yields MEELNVMAAELAIQRELAYRTKIAALQSPSSSKVCRELMPLEVQSSSLCPIPIPSPMSISGSSQLSGIKRQAVEICLPASETHEPAHGVDYTFCKDCQISISGYSNYIQHIDGRKHKLKLEELKFSRGSHDTISDLSNQRFSCDLCKIWCTNRNLLEAHLEGQKHKSALVKADLAKNIGVQIVIQQPRCELCNITCSDEQLLMMHFQGKKHKAKLQNLESGRKQGTETVNQHYRCELCNIWCIDRDSLNMHLQGKRHIVQLHGKGSRA; encoded by the exons ATGGAAGAATTGAATGTGATGGCAGCGGAGCTTGCTATTCAAAGAGAGTTGGCTTACAGGACTAAGATTGCTGCTTTGCAATCACCTTCCAGTTCCAAAGTTTGTAGAGAATTAATGCCATTGGAG GTGCAATCTTCAAGTTTATGTCCCATTCCAATTCCTAGCCCAATGTCAATTTCTGGTTCAAGTCAGCTTTCAGGTATTAAACGGCAAGCAGTAGAGATCTGCTTGCCTGCTTCTGAGACCCATGAACCTGCACATGGAGTGGATTATACTTTCTGCAAAGATTGTCAAATCTCCATCTCAGGCTATTCTAACTACATACAGCACATAGATGGTAGAAAACACAAGTTAAAACTGGAGGAACTGAAATTCAGTCGAGGCAGTCACGACACAATCTCTGATCTATCAAACCAGAGGTTTTCCTGTGATTTGTGTAAAATTTGGTGCACAAATAGAAATTTGCTCGAGGCACATTTGGAAGGTCAAAAGCACAAGAGTGCACTTGTCAAGGCGGATCTTGCTAAGAATATCGGTGTACAGATTGTAATACAACAGCCACGGTGCGAACTGTGTAATATTACGTGTTCTGATGAACAGTTGCTTATGATGCACTTCCAAGGAAAAAAGCACAAGGCTAAACTACAAAACTTGGAGAGTGGCAGGAAACAGGGAACAGAGACCGTCAATCAGCATTATCGGTGTGAATTGTGTAATATTTGGTGCATAGACAGGGATTCTCTGAATATGCACCTCCAAGGCAAAAGGCATATTGTCCAACTTCATGGAAAGGGAAGTCGGGCGTAG